A stretch of the Papaver somniferum cultivar HN1 chromosome 6, ASM357369v1, whole genome shotgun sequence genome encodes the following:
- the LOC113289168 gene encoding reticulon-like protein B11 translates to MDASTPAHASAAEKDLLVSSRSHCRKSVQQFLGEGSVADVLLWKNQATSGILLVSSSIIWFLFEIAGYSPLLVFTNSLLILVVTLFFWGKLAYFLNWPPPPLPNLQISDDSILKISSDVHVLINRVLETAHAIIVEGNVKLLLKVIVSIWIAAFVGGLFNFITLVYIGVVLSLTVPALYNNYQDHIDDKLSAAHKVLSAQLQKFKLNMLTIQSEEKKLH, encoded by the exons ATGGATGCCAGTACTCCAGCACATGCTTCTGCAGCAGAAAAGGATCTGTTAGTGTCCTCGCGATCACATTGCAGGAAATCAGTCCAACAATTCCTTGGAGAAGGCTCAG TAGCTGATGTTCTGTTATGGAAAAACCAAGCCACCAGTGGTATTCTGCTAGTATCCTCAAGTATCATTTGGTTTCTCTTTGAGATAGCCGGATACAGTCCGCTACTGGTCTTCACAAATTCCCTACTGATTCTGGTTGTTACTCTGTTCTTTTGGGGGAAATTGGCTTATTTTCTCAACTG GCCTCCTCCTCCACTTCCCAATTTGCAAATATCTGATGATTCCATCCTAAAGATATCCAGTGATGTACATGTTTTAATTAATCGTGTACTGGAAACTGCACACGCGATCATTGTAGAAGGAAATGTCAAACTCCTATTAAAG GTCATTGTTTCGATTTGGATTGCTGCTTTTGTTGGAGGCCTCTTTAACTTCATCACTCTTGTCTATATTG GGGTTGTTCTTTCTCTCACTGTGCCTGCATTATACAACAATTATCAAGATCACATTGACGATAAGCTATCTGCAGCACACAAAGTGTTATCGGCACAACTCCAAAAGTTCAAATTGAACATGTTAACCATTCAAAGTGAAGAGAAGAAGCTTCACTAG
- the LOC113289169 gene encoding PRKR-interacting protein 1-like, which produces MSSGDGPSVEGNTQIVTVPERPKHSLPALPLAPSNVGNAIVEYKKANPKDADEDIEIKLRRILEQVPVRVSNTSGSSAGSGSGDFHQYRQMRRKEQDRLARMRVDYDKRKELSDFMIRKEERMKAAEERTAKKRLKRQKKKIKKQSKKSRLNPDAGEQQKDESSEDEDKSDDDAGEPEIPKHIFVPAGNRGKGAIIL; this is translated from the exons ATGTCATCTGGTGATGGTCCATCAGTGGAAGGAAATACACAGATCGTAACAGTACCTGAGCGACCTAAACATTCTCTTCCGGCTCTTCCCTTGGCTCCTTCGAATGTTGGAAACGCCATTGTCGAGTACAAAAAAGCAAATCCAAAAGATGCAGACGAGGATATTGAAATCAAGCTTAGAAGGATTCTGGAACAAGTTCCTGTTCGTGTTAGCAATACGTCTGGTAGTTCTGCTGGTTCTGGCTCTGGTGACTTTCATCAG TACCGGCAAATGAGGCGGAAAGAACAAGACCGACTTGCAAGAATGCGAGTAGACTACGATAAACGAAAAGAGCTATCTGATTTTATGattagaaaagaagaaagaatgaaGGCCGCAGAGGAAAGGACAGCAAAAAAGCGATTAAAACGTCAGAAGAAGAAAATTAAGAAGCAATCGAAGAAGAGTAGGCTGAACCCTGATGCAGGAGAGCAACAGAAGGACGAATCTTCGGAGGACGAGGATAAATCAGATGATGATGCTGGAGAGCCAGAAATTCCAAAACATATATTTGTTCCAGCTGGGAACAGGGGGAAGGGAGCAATCATCTTGTGA
- the LOC113289171 gene encoding mediator of RNA polymerase II transcription subunit 31-like, with translation MTSDKESSDGALSPPRPGNVYKDPDDGRQRFLLELEFVQCLANPTYIHYLAQNRYFEDEAFIGYLKYLTYWQPPEYLKFIMYPHCLYFLELLQNANFRNAMAHPGNKELTHRQQFFFWKNYRNNRLKHIVPRPLPEPVAPPPTLPPPPCMLVQAPSVGGPPAGPPSHTPMQYAMPPGSSLQKVDGRNISIDGRKRNKDG, from the exons ATGACTTCTGACAAAGAGAGCAGTGATGGAGCTTTAAGCCCACCCAG GCCAGGAAATGTATACAAGGATCCTGATGATGGACGTCAACGTTTTCTACTTGAGTTGGAGTTTGTTCAGTGTCTAGCTAATCCAACCTACATTCACT ATCTAGCTCAAAATCGGTACTTCGAGGATGAAGCTTTCATTGGCTATTTGAAATACCTTACATATTGGCAGCCACCAGAGTACTTAAAATTTATAAT GTATCCACATTGCTTGTACTTTCTTGAACTTCTCCAAAATGCAAATTTCCGCAATGCGATGGCACATCCTGGAAACAAG GAGTTGACACATaggcaacaattttttttctgGAAGAACTATAGAAACAATCGTTTAAAGCATATTGTACCACGTCCACTTCCTGAACCGGTTGCTCCTCCCCCCACTCTTCCTCCACCACCGTGTATGCTAGTGCAAGCTCCGTCTGTTGGTGGTCCTCCTGCTGGTCCTCCTTCCCACACTCCTATGCAGTACGCCATGCCACCCGGATCTTCCTTGCAGAAGGTTGATGGCAGAAATATATCAATCGATGGAAGGAAGAGAAA TAAAGACGGCTGA
- the LOC113289170 gene encoding putative oxidoreductase TDA3, producing the protein MKLLSSSSSISISLFPSLSPPSRKPSTRISIRSSLSATMEGAEEEKKRVIVCGGGVIGVCTAFFLAKKGAKVTLIEKSSIACAASGKAGGFLALDWCDGRAISKLARTSFNLHRTLSLELNGSESYGYRPLDTLSLSITEQDQSSSSKSKILPSWVDGPARNPNTIGTVETTAQVHPQLFTRTLLSFAVANHDLEVVIGELERVEIDQGRVQSVVLKGKGVIETDSVVLALGPWSSRLSMISSLFNVSALKAHSIVLIPKDPTAVTPHALFLTYKAANGGEPMDPEVYPRPTGEVYVCGMSAKGEVPDNPEEIMGDPESIKVLKRVAGTVSSHLKEGEVEVKAEQACFLPLTDDDKPVIGEMPNVKGCYVATGHSCWGILNGPATGAAMAELVLDGVSSIVDLTPFSPARFVKKY; encoded by the coding sequence ATGAAATTActctcttcatcatcttcaatttcaatttcactcTTCCCATCTCTCTCTCCACCCTCCAGAAAACCCTCCACCAGAATCTCAATCCGATCATCGTTATCAGCCACAATGGAAGGAGCAGAAGAGGAGAAAAAAAGAGTGATTGTTTGCGGTGGAGGAGTAATCGGAGTCTGTACAGCTTTCTTCCTCGCCAAAAAGGGAGCTAAAGTTACCTTAATTGAGAAATCATCCATAGCTTGTGCAGCATCAGGTAAAGCCGGTGGATTTCTTGCCCTAGATTGGTGTGATGGTAGAGCCATTTCTAAATTAGCTCGTACAAGCTTCAATCTCCATCGAACACTCTCTCTTGAACTCAATGGTTCTGAATCTTACGGGTATCGTCCTCTTGATACACTCAGCCTCTCCATTACAGAAcaagatcaatcttcatcttctaAATCGAAGATTCTTCCGAGTTGGGTTGATGGTCCAGCGCGAAACCCTAATACAATCGGAACAGTTGAAACCACTGCACAGGTTCATCCACAGCTTTTTACTCGAACTTTGCTTTCATTTGCTGTAGCTAACCATGATTTGGAAGTTGTGATCGGTGAGTTGGAACGAGTTGAAATTGATCAAGGACGAGTCCAATCTGTTGTGCTTAAAGGCAAAGGAGTTATTGAAACGGATTCGGTGGTTTTAGCTTTAGGTCCATGGTCATCTCGTTTGTCAATGATTTCTTCTCTTTTCAATGTCTCTGCTCTCAAAGCTCATAGCATAGTTTTGATACCGAAAGATCCAACTGCAGTTACTCCTCATGCCTTGTTTCTCACTTACAAAGCTGCAAATGGAGGTGAACCGATGGATCCTGAAGTCTATCCTAGACCTACAGGGGAAGTGTATGTATGTGGAATGTCAGCGAAGGGTGAAGTTCCAGATAATCCAGAGGAAATAATGGGAGATCCAGAATCGATTAAAGTATTGAAAAGGGTTGCTGGAACTGTATCAAGTCATTTGAAAGAAGGAGAAGTTGAAGTGAAAGCTGAACAAGCATGTTTTTTGCCACTTACTGATGATGATAAGCCAGTAATTGGGGAAATGCCAAATGTTAAAGGATGTTATGTTGCAACTGGACATAGTTGTTGGGGTATATTGAATGGACCTGCTACTGGTGCTGCTATGGCTGAACTTGTTCTTGATGGTGTCTCTAGTATTGTTGATCTTACTCCTTTTAGTCCTGCTAGATTTGTTAAGAAGTACTAG